One Camelina sativa cultivar DH55 chromosome 3, Cs, whole genome shotgun sequence genomic window carries:
- the LOC104760233 gene encoding uncharacterized protein LOC104760233 isoform X1, whose protein sequence is MISVSSSDARSELGLGFAGLGEDIMEDSDFEEESTHSYVSCVDPDVALSYIDEKLENVLGHFQKDFEGGVSAENLGAKFGGYGSFLSMYQRSPVCSRPKTLPEVQQNQVGGRSNCSASSVIPQVSVSGSASKAPASDVLVKFKKFVNSSNIGTPDSKQISDTKTSGSASSNHKTLRLRIKVGSSDLSSLKNVSTFSKEGLNMPPSGGSRVNYLSEVEEDLLNGICHSPTKILMAMVSFPLHKDQLLSPLSDDLLQLGKREKITKDARYGSVNKSDSNSTQDFMGVSESQKRAGKFSIGKKQKKERVKYMPPSNKLDRNHIVSNTEKEADKDSCEELVSKTMKLPLLSCLSPSYIHPAKEIDKVSDYNVEGTSRGTNNSDQDATLMDSKPDLKDNVVAFSDRSVKETESIYAREDVYLKIGEPLNPLESKSKRENTSSTEHVDYSSVVKGSQSETRNEEQILKSKLPKAQKPQKCSSSIVAMGSLRGEDAAVNIIKKNVPDILQEDIGGCKHVNKGGYSKESKEEKQSSPVPKAEKEKLSAENASEENFNSVKNDEEGCDHLNLLCEPDLKHPIKLRDLNEDRHNNKQSVRQQVKNKHSVEGGMESEKELSGTSKKPKTRRSRFSAVDQLGSKNSNKILDVLADNKTTIAQASAENIKDIAMASSHGERDDRKRKLKETKESGECMRIREATVMASSGESVRKKKRLKVSSCDEKELPFSSESCDKDRRVGQEIGRDSASHLPFTTSSPNLCKDLDSEITKYSVHEAKGSLVESVAPSALRVLDSRELKSGRISESDKYHDTDSNAGDTLKRCRDGEGYSTIDKPGTTKKAAENSEDRERAYGGNCSTENFKPKNSGRISGENCLQDDSQQKSREEGSSTPSKDNKWGTVNEVQDLGTAVKIKTKESRSKKRPAKEVSMESNREDSREYQDPNSKLDRSGSLFPSPQKPDTAKTSRGKSNHVEVTTEKLEKKSASPAGTDQVEVLGHGSEISNTKKQILRNENHSVTHSEGSRNQKQNGSRHKDYVGLSPLKKESTSQAVSNSIKEATDLKHMADRLKSAGSNHESTGVYFQAALKFLHGASLLESSGTARSRDIYGSTAKLCAFCAHEYEKNKDMGAAALAYKCMEVAYLRITCTSHGNIGRCRYELQAALQVIPSGESPSFASDGENSNHILAAEKVALSNTVRSSPSVTGNHVISSGNNSSLSQLLAFSQHVNAAMDASRKAQIAFAAAKGKSKYSNDDGITSIKKALDLNFQDMEKLLHVVRLAMESINR, encoded by the exons ATGATTTCGGTGAGCAGCAGCGATGCTAGAAGcgaattagggttagggtttgctGGATTAGGTGAAGATATAATGGAAGATAGCGACTTTGAGGAAGAAAGCACACATTCTTATGTTTCTTGCGTTGACCCAGATGTTGCTCTCTCTTATATT GATGAGAAACTCGAAAACGTGTTGGGACATTTTCAGAAAGATTTTGAAGGTGGAGTCTCTGCTGAAAATTTGG GTGCAAAGTTTGGTGGCTATGGTTCGTTTTTGTCTATGTATCAGAGATCTCCTGTTTGTTCACGTCCTAAGACTCTACCAGAAGTTCAACAAAACCAAGTG GGGGGTCGATCTAATTGCTCAGCTTCATCGGTTATACCTCAAGTATCAGTATCCGGATCCGCTTCAAAGGCTCCTGCTTCCGATGTTTTGGTCAAATTTAAAAAGTTCGTCAATTCAAGTAATATAGGGACACCTGATAGTAAACAAATATCTGACACAAAAACTTCTGGCTCTGCTTCATCAAATCATAAGACTCTCAGACTTCGTATCAAAGTTGGTTCAAGTGACCTCTCATCACTGAAGAATGTTTCAACCTTTAGTAAAGAAGGCCTCAATATGCCACCATCAGGAGGATCAAGGGTGAATTACCTCTCAGAAGTTGAAGAAGACTTACTGAATGGGATTTGCCATTCTCCCACTAAAATTCTTATg GCTATGGTGTCATTCCCTTTGCATAAAGATCAGCTGTTATCACCTCTCTCTGATGATCTTCTTCAGttgggaaagagagaaaagattaCGAAAGATGCTAGATATGGTTCTGTCAACAAGTCAGACTCAAACAGCACACAGGATTTTATGGgtgtttctgaatcacaaaagCGTGCTGGTAAGTTTTCTATTGGGAAGAAGCAGAAAAAGGAGAGGGTAAAGTATATGCCACCGTCAAACAAGCTTGACAGAAATCATATTGTATCCAATACTGAAAAAGAGGCTGACAAAGATTCTTGTGAGGAGCTTGTTTCCAAGACTATGAAGCTTCCGCTTTTGTCCTGTCTGTCACCGTCATATATCCACCCGGCAAAAGAGATTGACAAAGTATCAGATTATAATGTGGAGGGTACATCAAGAGGAACGAACAACAGTGACCAAGATGCAACGTTGATGGATTCAAAGCCTGATTTAAAAGATAATGTAGTGGCATTTTCAGATCGAAGTGTTAAGGAAACTGAAAGTATTTACGCAAGAGAAGACGTGTACCTGAAAATCGGTGAGCCCCTGAACCCACTGGAAAGTAAATCCAAGCGGGAGAATACTTCAAGTACTGAGCATGTAGATTATTCTTCTGTGGTTAAGGGTAGTCAGAGCGAGACAAGGaatgaagaacaaattttaaagtcaaaactGCCTAAAGCACAGAAGCCACAAAAATGTTCAAGCTCCATTGTTGCCATGGGTAGTTTGAGAGGCGAGGATGCTGCtgttaatataattaagaagaatGTACCAGATATATTGCAGGAAGATATTGGAGGATGCAAACACGTGAATAAGGGAGGttattctaaagaatcaaaagaagaaaaacaaagtagTCCAGTACCTAAAGCTGAGAAAGAAAAGCTTTCAGCAGAAAATGCATCGGAGGAGAATTTCAACAGTGTTAAAAATGATGAAGAGGGATGTGACCATCTAAATTTGCTATGTGAACCAGATTTGAAACACCCTATTAAGCTGCGTGACTTGAATGAAGACAGGCACAACAATAAGCAGAGTGTTAGACAGCAAGTGAAAAATAAGCATTCTGTTGAAG GAGGAATGGAATCTGAAAAGGAACTTTCTGGGACTTCCAAGAAACCAAAGACTAGAAGATCACGATTTTCCGCTGTTGATCAACTTGGATCcaagaattccaacaaaatTCTGGACGTTTTAGCTGATAACAAAACTACGATTGCTCAAGCCTCAGCTGAAAATATCAAGGATATTGCTATGGCTTCCTCGCATGGCGAACGTGATGACAGAAAGAGGAAACTGAAGGAAACTAAAGAAAGTGGAGAATGTATGAGAATTAGAGAAGCTACAGTAATGGCTTCAAGTGGTGAGAGcgttagaaagaaaaagaggcTAAAGGTTTCAAGTTGTGATGAAAAGGAGTTGCCTTTTAGCAGTGAAAGTTGTGATAAGGACAGAAGAGTTGGTCAGGAAATTGGGAGAGATAGTGCTTCCCATCTACCTTTTACAACGTCCTCTCCGAATTTATGTAAGGATTTGGACTCTGAAATTACCAAATATAGTGTCCACGAAGCCAAAGGTTCCCTAGTTGAATCAGTTGCCCCTTCAGCCTTGAGGGTGTTAGACTCACGTGAGCTTAAATCAGGAAGAATTTCAGAAAGTGATAAATACCATGATACTGACTCTAATGCTGGTGATACGTTAAAAAGATGCCGAGATGGCGAAGGTTATAGCACTATCGATAAACCAGGGACAACAAAGAAGGCTGCAGAAAATTCCGAGGATAGAGAGAGAGCATACGGTGGGAATTGTTCTACTGAAAACTTTAAACCAAAGAATTCAGGGAGAATTTCTGGTGAAAATTGCTTACAGGATGACTCTCAGCAAAAGAGTAGGGAAGAGGGCTCATCTACACCTTCGAAAGATAATAAATGGGGTACGGTGAATGAAGTGCAAGATCTTGGCACTGctgttaaaataaaaacaaaagaaagcaggAGCAAGAAAAGACCTGCTAAAGAGGTGTCTATGGAAAGTAACAGAGAAGACTCAAGGGAATATCAAGATCCTAATAGTAAGCTAGATAGAAGTGGTAGTCTTTTTCCTTCTCCACAGAAACCTGATACAGCAAAAACTTCTCGTGGGAAAAGCAACCACGTGGAAGTGACCACTGAGAAATTAGAGAAGAAATCAGCTTCACCAGCTGGCACAGATCAAGTTGAAGTCTTGGGTCACGGTAGTGAGATATCAAATACAAAGAAACAGATACTGCGAAATGAGAATCACAGTGTGACCCACAGTGAAGGTTCGCGAAACCAAAAGCAAAATGGAAGTAGGCATAAGGACTATGTTGGCTTAAGCCCTTTGAAAAAGGAATCCACAAGTCAAGCTGTGTCCAACTCAATCAAAGAGGCTACAGACTTGAAACACATGGCTGATCGTCTTAAG AGTGCTGGGTCCAATCACGAGAGCACAGGTGTTTACTTTCAGGCAGCGCTTAAGTTTCTTCATGGTGCCTCCCTTTTGGAGTCTTCCGGCACTGCCAGATCCAGGGATATTTATGGCAGCACAGCAAAACTATGCGC GTTCTGTGCTCATGAATacgagaaaaataaagatatggGGGCAGCTGCTCTGGCTTATAAATGTATGGAAGTAGCTTATTTAAGGATAACTTGTACTTCCCATGGTAACATAGGCAGATGCAGATATGAGTTGCAAGCAGCTTTGCAAGTGATTCCTTCAG GCGAGTCTCCATCCTTTGCTTCTGATGGTGAAAATTCAAACCATATATTGGCAGCAGAAAAGGTTGCTTTGTCGAACACTGTGAGATCATCTCCTAGCGTAACTGGAAATCATGTTATCTCTTCAGGAAACAATTCCTCATTGTCACAGCTTTTGGCATTT TCGCAACATGTAAACGCTGCTATGGATGCCTCGAGAAAAGCGCAGATCGCATTTGCAGCTGCAAAGGGAAAATCCAAATACAGTAATGATGATGGAATAACATCCATCAAAAAGGCTCTTGACTTGAATTTTCAGGACATGGAGAAACTGTTGCATGTGGTGAGGCTTGCGATGGAATCCATAAACCGGTGA
- the LOC104760233 gene encoding uncharacterized protein LOC104760233 isoform X2, which translates to MFLALTQMLLSLILMRNSKTCWDIFRKILKVESLLKIWFGGYGSFLSMYQRSPVCSRPKTLPEVQQNQVGGRSNCSASSVIPQVSVSGSASKAPASDVLVKFKKFVNSSNIGTPDSKQISDTKTSGSASSNHKTLRLRIKVGSSDLSSLKNVSTFSKEGLNMPPSGGSRVNYLSEVEEDLLNGICHSPTKILMAMVSFPLHKDQLLSPLSDDLLQLGKREKITKDARYGSVNKSDSNSTQDFMGVSESQKRAGKFSIGKKQKKERVKYMPPSNKLDRNHIVSNTEKEADKDSCEELVSKTMKLPLLSCLSPSYIHPAKEIDKVSDYNVEGTSRGTNNSDQDATLMDSKPDLKDNVVAFSDRSVKETESIYAREDVYLKIGEPLNPLESKSKRENTSSTEHVDYSSVVKGSQSETRNEEQILKSKLPKAQKPQKCSSSIVAMGSLRGEDAAVNIIKKNVPDILQEDIGGCKHVNKGGYSKESKEEKQSSPVPKAEKEKLSAENASEENFNSVKNDEEGCDHLNLLCEPDLKHPIKLRDLNEDRHNNKQSVRQQVKNKHSVEGGMESEKELSGTSKKPKTRRSRFSAVDQLGSKNSNKILDVLADNKTTIAQASAENIKDIAMASSHGERDDRKRKLKETKESGECMRIREATVMASSGESVRKKKRLKVSSCDEKELPFSSESCDKDRRVGQEIGRDSASHLPFTTSSPNLCKDLDSEITKYSVHEAKGSLVESVAPSALRVLDSRELKSGRISESDKYHDTDSNAGDTLKRCRDGEGYSTIDKPGTTKKAAENSEDRERAYGGNCSTENFKPKNSGRISGENCLQDDSQQKSREEGSSTPSKDNKWGTVNEVQDLGTAVKIKTKESRSKKRPAKEVSMESNREDSREYQDPNSKLDRSGSLFPSPQKPDTAKTSRGKSNHVEVTTEKLEKKSASPAGTDQVEVLGHGSEISNTKKQILRNENHSVTHSEGSRNQKQNGSRHKDYVGLSPLKKESTSQAVSNSIKEATDLKHMADRLKSAGSNHESTGVYFQAALKFLHGASLLESSGTARSRDIYGSTAKLCAFCAHEYEKNKDMGAAALAYKCMEVAYLRITCTSHGNIGRCRYELQAALQVIPSGESPSFASDGENSNHILAAEKVALSNTVRSSPSVTGNHVISSGNNSSLSQLLAFSQHVNAAMDASRKAQIAFAAAKGKSKYSNDDGITSIKKALDLNFQDMEKLLHVVRLAMESINR; encoded by the exons ATGTTTCTTGCGTTGACCCAGATGTTGCTCTCTCTTATATT GATGAGAAACTCGAAAACGTGTTGGGACATTTTCAGAAAGATTTTGAAGGTGGAGTCTCTGCTGAAAATTTGG TTTGGTGGCTATGGTTCGTTTTTGTCTATGTATCAGAGATCTCCTGTTTGTTCACGTCCTAAGACTCTACCAGAAGTTCAACAAAACCAAGTG GGGGGTCGATCTAATTGCTCAGCTTCATCGGTTATACCTCAAGTATCAGTATCCGGATCCGCTTCAAAGGCTCCTGCTTCCGATGTTTTGGTCAAATTTAAAAAGTTCGTCAATTCAAGTAATATAGGGACACCTGATAGTAAACAAATATCTGACACAAAAACTTCTGGCTCTGCTTCATCAAATCATAAGACTCTCAGACTTCGTATCAAAGTTGGTTCAAGTGACCTCTCATCACTGAAGAATGTTTCAACCTTTAGTAAAGAAGGCCTCAATATGCCACCATCAGGAGGATCAAGGGTGAATTACCTCTCAGAAGTTGAAGAAGACTTACTGAATGGGATTTGCCATTCTCCCACTAAAATTCTTATg GCTATGGTGTCATTCCCTTTGCATAAAGATCAGCTGTTATCACCTCTCTCTGATGATCTTCTTCAGttgggaaagagagaaaagattaCGAAAGATGCTAGATATGGTTCTGTCAACAAGTCAGACTCAAACAGCACACAGGATTTTATGGgtgtttctgaatcacaaaagCGTGCTGGTAAGTTTTCTATTGGGAAGAAGCAGAAAAAGGAGAGGGTAAAGTATATGCCACCGTCAAACAAGCTTGACAGAAATCATATTGTATCCAATACTGAAAAAGAGGCTGACAAAGATTCTTGTGAGGAGCTTGTTTCCAAGACTATGAAGCTTCCGCTTTTGTCCTGTCTGTCACCGTCATATATCCACCCGGCAAAAGAGATTGACAAAGTATCAGATTATAATGTGGAGGGTACATCAAGAGGAACGAACAACAGTGACCAAGATGCAACGTTGATGGATTCAAAGCCTGATTTAAAAGATAATGTAGTGGCATTTTCAGATCGAAGTGTTAAGGAAACTGAAAGTATTTACGCAAGAGAAGACGTGTACCTGAAAATCGGTGAGCCCCTGAACCCACTGGAAAGTAAATCCAAGCGGGAGAATACTTCAAGTACTGAGCATGTAGATTATTCTTCTGTGGTTAAGGGTAGTCAGAGCGAGACAAGGaatgaagaacaaattttaaagtcaaaactGCCTAAAGCACAGAAGCCACAAAAATGTTCAAGCTCCATTGTTGCCATGGGTAGTTTGAGAGGCGAGGATGCTGCtgttaatataattaagaagaatGTACCAGATATATTGCAGGAAGATATTGGAGGATGCAAACACGTGAATAAGGGAGGttattctaaagaatcaaaagaagaaaaacaaagtagTCCAGTACCTAAAGCTGAGAAAGAAAAGCTTTCAGCAGAAAATGCATCGGAGGAGAATTTCAACAGTGTTAAAAATGATGAAGAGGGATGTGACCATCTAAATTTGCTATGTGAACCAGATTTGAAACACCCTATTAAGCTGCGTGACTTGAATGAAGACAGGCACAACAATAAGCAGAGTGTTAGACAGCAAGTGAAAAATAAGCATTCTGTTGAAG GAGGAATGGAATCTGAAAAGGAACTTTCTGGGACTTCCAAGAAACCAAAGACTAGAAGATCACGATTTTCCGCTGTTGATCAACTTGGATCcaagaattccaacaaaatTCTGGACGTTTTAGCTGATAACAAAACTACGATTGCTCAAGCCTCAGCTGAAAATATCAAGGATATTGCTATGGCTTCCTCGCATGGCGAACGTGATGACAGAAAGAGGAAACTGAAGGAAACTAAAGAAAGTGGAGAATGTATGAGAATTAGAGAAGCTACAGTAATGGCTTCAAGTGGTGAGAGcgttagaaagaaaaagaggcTAAAGGTTTCAAGTTGTGATGAAAAGGAGTTGCCTTTTAGCAGTGAAAGTTGTGATAAGGACAGAAGAGTTGGTCAGGAAATTGGGAGAGATAGTGCTTCCCATCTACCTTTTACAACGTCCTCTCCGAATTTATGTAAGGATTTGGACTCTGAAATTACCAAATATAGTGTCCACGAAGCCAAAGGTTCCCTAGTTGAATCAGTTGCCCCTTCAGCCTTGAGGGTGTTAGACTCACGTGAGCTTAAATCAGGAAGAATTTCAGAAAGTGATAAATACCATGATACTGACTCTAATGCTGGTGATACGTTAAAAAGATGCCGAGATGGCGAAGGTTATAGCACTATCGATAAACCAGGGACAACAAAGAAGGCTGCAGAAAATTCCGAGGATAGAGAGAGAGCATACGGTGGGAATTGTTCTACTGAAAACTTTAAACCAAAGAATTCAGGGAGAATTTCTGGTGAAAATTGCTTACAGGATGACTCTCAGCAAAAGAGTAGGGAAGAGGGCTCATCTACACCTTCGAAAGATAATAAATGGGGTACGGTGAATGAAGTGCAAGATCTTGGCACTGctgttaaaataaaaacaaaagaaagcaggAGCAAGAAAAGACCTGCTAAAGAGGTGTCTATGGAAAGTAACAGAGAAGACTCAAGGGAATATCAAGATCCTAATAGTAAGCTAGATAGAAGTGGTAGTCTTTTTCCTTCTCCACAGAAACCTGATACAGCAAAAACTTCTCGTGGGAAAAGCAACCACGTGGAAGTGACCACTGAGAAATTAGAGAAGAAATCAGCTTCACCAGCTGGCACAGATCAAGTTGAAGTCTTGGGTCACGGTAGTGAGATATCAAATACAAAGAAACAGATACTGCGAAATGAGAATCACAGTGTGACCCACAGTGAAGGTTCGCGAAACCAAAAGCAAAATGGAAGTAGGCATAAGGACTATGTTGGCTTAAGCCCTTTGAAAAAGGAATCCACAAGTCAAGCTGTGTCCAACTCAATCAAAGAGGCTACAGACTTGAAACACATGGCTGATCGTCTTAAG AGTGCTGGGTCCAATCACGAGAGCACAGGTGTTTACTTTCAGGCAGCGCTTAAGTTTCTTCATGGTGCCTCCCTTTTGGAGTCTTCCGGCACTGCCAGATCCAGGGATATTTATGGCAGCACAGCAAAACTATGCGC GTTCTGTGCTCATGAATacgagaaaaataaagatatggGGGCAGCTGCTCTGGCTTATAAATGTATGGAAGTAGCTTATTTAAGGATAACTTGTACTTCCCATGGTAACATAGGCAGATGCAGATATGAGTTGCAAGCAGCTTTGCAAGTGATTCCTTCAG GCGAGTCTCCATCCTTTGCTTCTGATGGTGAAAATTCAAACCATATATTGGCAGCAGAAAAGGTTGCTTTGTCGAACACTGTGAGATCATCTCCTAGCGTAACTGGAAATCATGTTATCTCTTCAGGAAACAATTCCTCATTGTCACAGCTTTTGGCATTT TCGCAACATGTAAACGCTGCTATGGATGCCTCGAGAAAAGCGCAGATCGCATTTGCAGCTGCAAAGGGAAAATCCAAATACAGTAATGATGATGGAATAACATCCATCAAAAAGGCTCTTGACTTGAATTTTCAGGACATGGAGAAACTGTTGCATGTGGTGAGGCTTGCGATGGAATCCATAAACCGGTGA
- the LOC104778537 gene encoding peroxisome biogenesis protein 6-like: MVERRSPLVLSSTRTTLRSVLNSLQPVSSDGERVLNHDGVVSGGSVRLSAGILRCHNDAKLDSLDDSSLVGLSTQLLKRLSINSGSLVVVKNIEIGIHRVAQVVVLDPPNKLEDASLTRIPVSGSLHTMLVFPTYDLMRHQLLDQEVAYLSPMLAFNLSLHISCLKSLVHRGNGVLEKYFEAKFDEELTEKSAADESKIGLDLEPVSEVPGYASHLRVSFVKIPECGSIQSLKVNSSFEAEERQGLIDSALHKYFGTDRHLSRGDIFRVFIDWNCGSSICIPCSQRLCSEGDDFIYFKVVAMEPSNERFLRVNHYQTALVLGGTVSSGLPPDLLVSRSKVPMPLQEDIVNILASVLSPPLCPSALASKLRVAVLLHGLPGCGKKTVVNYVARRLGLHVVEYSCHSLLASSERKTSAALAQTFNMARRYSPTILLLRHFDVFKNLGSQDGSMGDRVGVSSEIASVIRELTEPVFNSEYSSMEEHSDSNISVEVGKFRGHQVLLIASAESTEGLSPTIRRCFSHEIRVGSLNDEQRSEMLSQSLQGVSQLLNTSSDDFLKGMVGQTSGFLPRDLRALVADAGANLFISQESETKKINYLSDNLSGVDVIDQASQLGNSSERLTGEEDFTKALDRSKKRNASALGAPKVPNVKWDDVGGLEDVKTSILDTVQLPLLHKDLFSSGLRKRSGVLLYGPPGTGKVSNPFLFCDFSDSSQDLFIIGASNRPDLIDPALLRPGRFDKLLYVGVNADASYRERVLKALTRKFKLSEDVSLYSVAKKCPSTFTGADMYALCADAWFQAAKRKVSKSDSGDFPPEDDPNSVVVEYVDFIKAMDQLSPSLSVAELKKYEMLRDQFEGRSS, from the exons ATGGTGGAGAGACGGAGTCCTCTGGTTCTATCATCCACCAGAACTACACTCCGTTCAGTGCTCAATTCGTTGCAACCCGTCTCTTCCGATGGCGAACGAGTCCTGAATCACGACGGGGTTGTTTCGGGTGGATCCGTTAGGTTGTCTGCGGGGATTCTCCGGTGCCACAATGATGCGAAATTGGATTCTTTGGATGACTCTTCATTGGTGGGACTCTCCACTCAATTGCTCAAGAGACTATCCATCAACTCTGGTTCTTTA GTTGTTGTGAAGAACATTGAGATAGGCATTCACCGGGTTGCACAAGTTGTTGTGCTTGATCCTCCCAACAAGCTTGAAGATGCATCTCTCACTAGAATACCTGTTTCGGGCTCCCTTCATACGATGCTTGTCTTTCCCACTTATGATTTGATGCGACACCAGTTATTAGACCAAGAGGTTGCTTACTTGTCCCCAATGTTAGCTTTTAATCTTAGCTTGCATATATCTTGCTTGAAATCCCTTGTTCATCGAGGGAATGGGGTCTTAGAGAAGTATTTTGAAGCTAAGTTTGACGAGGAGTTAACTGAAAAATCTGCGGCAGATGAGTCAAAGATTGGTTTGGATTTGGAACCTGTGTCCGAAGTTCCAGGCTATGCATCACATCTGAgggtttcttttgttaaaatccCAGAGTGTGGTTCCATTCAATCCCTGAAAGTCAATTCGTCGTTTGAAGCTGAAGAGCGACAAGGGTTAATAGATTCCGCATTGCATAAGTATTTTGGAACTGATAGACATCTGTCAAGAGGCGATATATTTCGCGTTTTCATTGACTGGAATTGCGGTTCAAGTATATGTATTCCATGTAGTCAAAGGTTGTGCTCAGAAGGCGATGACTTTATATATTTCAAg GTCGTTGCGATGGAACCTTCTAATGAGAGGTTTCTTCGAGTCAATCATTACCAAACCGCCCTTGTCCTTGGAGGAACTGTCTCTTCTGGTCTTCCACCAGACTTGCTGGTTTCTAGATCAAAGGTTCCTATGCCCTTACAGGAGGACATAGTAAATATTTTGGCATCGGTGCTTTCGCCACCTCTCTGTCCATCAGCACTCGCCTCAAAACTCAGGGTTGCTGTTTTATTGCATGGTCTTCCAG GATGCGGGAAGAAAACTGTTGTTAACTATGTTGCGAGGAGGTTGGGCCTGCATGTAGTCGAATATAGTTGTCACAGTTTATTAGCATCTTCTGAGAGGAAAACATCTGCTGCGTTGGCCCAGACTTTTAATATGGCAAGAAG ATATTCACCAACGATACTTCTGCTCCGGCATTTTGATGTGTTTAAAAATCTGGGCTCTCAGGATGGCTCAATGGGTGATCGAGTTGGCGTTTCCTCTGAGATTGCATCAGTTATTAGGGAACTCACTGAGCCAGTTTTTAATAGTGAATACAGTTCCATGGAAGAACATTCAGATAGCAATATT TCTGTAGAAGTTGGGAAGTTTAGGGGACATCAAGTTCTGTTGATCGCATCTGCTGAAAGTACTGAGGGTCTTTCTCCAACAATCAGGCGTTGCTTCAGCCATGAAATACGTGTGGGTTCTTTGAATGACGAACAGAGATCAGAGATGCTGTCTCAGTCACTCCAAGGTGTTTCTCAACTCCTTAAT ACCAGCTCAGACGATTTTTTGAAAGGAATGGTGGGACAGACTTCTGGCTTCCTTCCTCGGGACTTGCGTGCTCTTGTAGCTGATGCTGGTGCCAACTTATTCATCAGTCAAGAGTCCGAGACCAAGAAAATTAATTACCTGTCAGATAATCTTAGTGGAGTTGATGTAATAGACCAGGCAAGCCAATTAGGTAACAGCAGTGAGAGATTAACAGGTGAGGAGGACTTTACTAAAGCTTTGGACagatcaaagaagagaaatgcATCAGCCCTTGGTGCTCCTAAG GTTCCAAATGTGAAATGGGACGATGTTGGTGGGCTTGAGGATGTGAAGACATCGATATTGGACACAGTTCAATTACCTCTCCTGcataaagatttattttcttctggaTTGCGTAAGCGTTCTGGTGTGCTTCTCTATGGCCCTCCAGGAACAGGGAAAGTAAGTAAcccgtttttgttttgtgacttt AGCGATTCATCCCAGGATCTGTTTATCATAGGGGCAAGCAACAGACCTGACTTGATTGACCCAGCTCTTTTACGACCTGGCAGATTCGACAAACTTCTATATGTTGGAGTCAATGCTGATGCATCTTACAGGGAAAG GGTCCTTAAAGCACTTACTCGGAAATTTAAGTTAAGCGAAGATGTATCTCTTTATTCAGTAGCAAAGAAGTGTCCCTCTACATTCACTGGCGCTGATATGTATGCATTGTGTGCTGATGCTTGGTTTCAGGCAGCTAAGCgaaag GTGTCAAAATCAGATTCAGGGGATTTTCCTccagaagatgatccaaattcAGTTGTTGTAGAGTATGTAGATTTTATAAAG gcaATGGATCAGCTCTCGCCATCGCTCTCCGTAGCTGAGCTTAAGAAGTATGAGATGCTTCGAGATCAATTTGAAGGCCGTTCGAGTTAA